Proteins from a genomic interval of Candidatus Methylomirabilis lanthanidiphila:
- a CDS encoding 3-dehydroquinate dehydratase yields the protein MGEAARNEGRRILVLNGPNLNLLGRREPDQYGHTTLKEIEEDLRTYADSRGAEIRFVQSNHEGELIDAIHKAMGWADAMIVNAAALTHSSIGLRDAIIAAAIPTVEVHLSNIYRREEFRHRSLIADVAAGQITGFGAFSYRLGIEAALHLLDTKGS from the coding sequence ATGGGTGAGGCAGCGCGCAACGAGGGAAGACGGATCCTGGTGTTGAATGGCCCTAACTTGAACCTACTGGGTCGTCGCGAACCGGACCAGTATGGCCATACCACGTTGAAAGAGATTGAGGAAGATCTAAGGACCTATGCCGACTCACGAGGAGCCGAAATCCGTTTCGTTCAATCCAATCACGAAGGCGAGTTGATCGACGCCATCCACAAGGCCATGGGATGGGCCGATGCCATGATTGTGAACGCAGCCGCCTTGACCCATTCAAGTATCGGGCTGCGCGATGCGATCATTGCGGCGGCGATCCCGACGGTCGAGGTGCATCTGTCGAACATCTACCGTCGCGAAGAGTTCCGCCATCGTTCGCTGATTGCCGACGTGGCCGCCGGACAGATCACCGGATTCGGCGCCTTCAGTTATCGGTTGGGGATCGAGGCTGCCCTTCACCTGCTCGATACAAAGGGATCATAA
- a CDS encoding 3-dehydroquinate synthase, which yields METGVRVPVALGSRSYQIVVGSGVLKQVGALCGELLPSRRVMIVTNPVINRLYGTTVSTSLRKAGFQTATIEIPAGERAKSLRQAARLYRAFLHNRMDRRSIVVALGGGVIGDLAGYAAATFLRGVPFVQIPTTLLAQVDSSVGGKVAVDLPEGKNLIGAFYQPSLVVADVETLKSLPPRQMRAGLGEVVKYGMIADRELFGYVETYLDAILRAEEEPLTHLVTRSCAIKAQIVEQDEREEGIRAVLNFGHTVGHALETMAGYHRLLHGEAIAIGMVVATMLSVNRGLCEREDLDRLRTLLTRIGLPTKATGDMKSLVYTIGYDKKVRNRVIYCVLTKGIGHVALAALSDLAELRAAIRAAWSV from the coding sequence ATGGAGACCGGGGTCAGAGTTCCCGTAGCTCTCGGCAGCCGGAGTTATCAGATTGTCGTCGGCAGCGGCGTGCTGAAGCAGGTGGGCGCGCTGTGCGGTGAGCTGCTGCCGAGTAGGCGAGTCATGATCGTCACCAATCCCGTCATCAATCGCCTCTATGGGACTACGGTTTCGACCTCGCTCCGGAAGGCCGGCTTTCAGACGGCAACAATAGAGATTCCCGCGGGCGAACGGGCCAAGTCGTTGCGGCAAGCGGCCCGCCTGTATCGCGCCTTCTTGCACAACCGGATGGATCGCCGCTCCATTGTGGTCGCCCTGGGCGGCGGGGTGATCGGCGACCTGGCCGGGTATGCGGCGGCGACCTTTCTGCGAGGTGTTCCGTTTGTGCAGATTCCAACGACGCTGCTGGCCCAGGTTGACAGCAGCGTCGGCGGCAAGGTCGCCGTCGATCTGCCCGAAGGAAAAAACCTGATCGGCGCCTTTTACCAGCCGTCACTGGTCGTCGCTGATGTTGAGACACTCAAGTCGTTGCCGCCGAGGCAGATGCGGGCCGGATTGGGCGAGGTGGTCAAATACGGCATGATCGCCGATCGGGAACTGTTCGGGTACGTTGAAACGTACCTGGACGCCATCCTCCGCGCGGAGGAAGAACCCCTGACCCATCTTGTGACCCGGTCGTGCGCAATTAAAGCGCAGATCGTCGAACAGGATGAACGGGAAGAGGGGATACGGGCTGTCCTCAACTTCGGGCATACGGTTGGTCACGCCCTCGAGACCATGGCGGGTTATCACCGACTCCTTCACGGTGAGGCGATCGCGATCGGCATGGTGGTGGCGACCATGCTGTCGGTGAACCGAGGCCTGTGCGAACGGGAAGATCTGGATCGACTGCGGACGCTCCTGACAAGGATCGGGCTCCCGACAAAGGCGACTGGTGATATGAAAAGCCTTGTATACACAATAGGTTATGACAAGAAGGTGAGAAATAGGGTGATATATTGTGTGCTAACCAAGGGGATCGGCCATGTGGCATTGGCGGCCCTTTCGGATCTCGCTGAACTAAGGGCGGCGATCCGTGCTGCGTGGAGCGTGTGA
- a CDS encoding thiamine-phosphate pyrophosphorylase has protein sequence MISSNTCRLCVITDPSFARGLSHFEIVARAVAGGASMIQLRDKVAGPRQLLSEARRIAQLCRDRGVCFIVNDRLDLALAADADGVHLGQDDLPPKAARAILSKGKLLGVSTHSVEQALEAAEQGADYLGIGPIFATGTKATGYEPKGCDIIRQLRARIDLPLIAIGGITLSNVGEVIQAGATGAAVISAIVGADDITAATAAFSAAIHQAAQPHR, from the coding sequence GTGATTTCTTCGAACACCTGCCGCCTGTGTGTCATCACCGACCCTTCGTTCGCGCGCGGGCTAAGTCACTTTGAGATTGTGGCGCGAGCCGTAGCGGGCGGCGCATCGATGATCCAGCTTCGGGACAAGGTGGCCGGACCACGTCAGCTTTTATCTGAGGCGCGCCGGATCGCCCAACTGTGCCGGGACCGCGGCGTCTGCTTTATTGTCAACGATAGACTGGATCTGGCGCTCGCCGCCGATGCCGACGGCGTCCACCTGGGACAGGACGACCTGCCGCCCAAGGCCGCCCGCGCCATCCTTAGTAAGGGCAAACTCCTGGGCGTGTCGACCCACTCCGTGGAGCAGGCCCTCGAAGCGGCAGAGCAGGGGGCCGATTATCTCGGCATAGGGCCGATCTTTGCAACCGGCACCAAGGCCACCGGGTACGAGCCAAAGGGCTGCGACATCATTCGACAACTCCGTGCTCGAATCGATCTGCCGTTGATCGCCATCGGCGGCATCACATTGAGCAATGTGGGAGAAGTCATTCAGGCTGGTGCCACCGGAGCCGCCGTCATCTCCGCTATCGTCGGCGCCGACGACATCACCGCCGCCACCGCCGCCTTCTCCGCTGCAATTCACCAAGCCGCCCAACCCCACCGATAG
- a CDS encoding elongation factor P, whose translation MMISGGDLRPGVKVELDGIPYVVTDNQWVKPGKGGAFMRTKLKNMKTGGIIDRTFRTEEKLPKAEVEDRKVQFLYHDGDVYHFMDTESFDQFTIDEKQLGEASGYLKDGMVISVLSYRGEPVDVVLPTFVELRVTETEPGFRGDTASGGSKPATLETGAVIQVPLFINIDDLLRVDTRTGTYVERA comes from the coding sequence ATGATGATTTCTGGAGGAGATCTACGCCCCGGGGTCAAGGTTGAACTGGACGGCATCCCCTACGTCGTAACCGACAATCAGTGGGTCAAACCCGGCAAAGGCGGCGCCTTCATGCGCACCAAGCTGAAGAATATGAAGACCGGCGGAATCATCGACCGCACCTTCAGAACCGAGGAGAAGCTTCCGAAGGCGGAGGTGGAGGATCGGAAGGTACAGTTTCTCTACCACGACGGCGATGTCTATCACTTTATGGACACCGAAAGTTTCGACCAGTTCACGATAGACGAGAAACAGCTCGGAGAAGCCAGCGGCTACCTCAAGGACGGGATGGTCATCTCAGTCCTGTCGTATCGCGGGGAGCCCGTTGACGTGGTGCTTCCGACCTTTGTCGAACTCAGGGTGACCGAGACCGAACCCGGCTTCCGGGGCGATACCGCGTCCGGCGGCTCCAAGCCGGCGACACTCGAGACCGGCGCCGTGATCCAGGTTCCGCTCTTCATTAACATCGATGATCTCCTTCGCGTCGACACGCGCACCGGCACCTATGTGGAGCGCGCCTGA